Proteins encoded in a region of the bacterium genome:
- a CDS encoding NADH-quinone oxidoreductase subunit I, whose amino-acid sequence MKQYAPKVNFVITIIELIRGLLVTFKHLFMPAVTLQYPTQRWKVAEGYRGLQRLKVDEDGREKCVGCGLCAKYCPAEAIKITTKVMDKPDIQGYDKKVETYVIDISRCIFCGFCVEACPKEAISMSKNYEMACYNRESMIYDLDKLTKELEVTKYK is encoded by the coding sequence ATGAAACAATATGCACCAAAAGTAAATTTTGTCATTACTATCATTGAACTAATTCGAGGTTTACTGGTTACCTTTAAGCATTTATTTATGCCAGCAGTAACTCTTCAGTATCCAACCCAACGTTGGAAAGTAGCGGAAGGATATCGAGGATTACAGAGGTTGAAGGTAGATGAAGATGGTCGAGAGAAATGTGTAGGGTGTGGCTTGTGTGCTAAGTATTGTCCAGCCGAAGCCATTAAGATAACGACTAAAGTTATGGATAAGCCAGATATTCAAGGTTATGATAAAAAAGTAGAGACTTATGTAATCGATATATCGAGATGTATCTTTTGTGGATTTTGCGTAGAAGCTTGTCCCAAGGAAGCTATTAGTATGTCTAAGAACTATGAAATGGCTTGTTACAACCGGGAAAGTATGATTTATGATTTGGATAAACTAACGAAAGAGTTAGAAGTGACAAAATATAAGTAA
- the nuoH gene encoding NADH-quinone oxidoreductase subunit NuoH: MQFLYDTQLLVNNIHSFLFGMCSLYGLPVVLVTIVAMVITVALVGGFISVNVMLLVLAERKIAGHIQDRLGPMRVGPHGILQTVADAIKLLLKESIRPKIADKWAYFFAPVIVMAPAIMTYLIIPWSPGLIIRDLNLGLLYLLAVSSLGVIGIILAGWSSGNKYSLLGGLRSGAQIVSYEVAMSLSVIGVIMLCGSLKISEIVEAQQYCWYVVKQPLAFFLFIIAATAECNRAPFDLPEAESELVAGFHTEYGGIKFAMFFLAEYANMFVASAMGATLFLGGWQGLPILGLALPPLVWFLLKTYLIVFVFIWFRWTYPRIRVDQLMSFGWKVLLPLAFLNIGITGLVMVLG; the protein is encoded by the coding sequence ATGCAATTTTTGTATGATACGCAACTATTAGTAAATAATATTCATAGCTTCTTGTTTGGAATGTGTAGTCTTTATGGACTGCCGGTAGTTCTTGTGACGATAGTGGCGATGGTGATAACAGTGGCTCTGGTGGGTGGATTTATTTCTGTTAATGTGATGTTACTTGTTTTAGCAGAGCGTAAGATTGCTGGCCATATTCAAGATAGACTTGGGCCAATGAGGGTTGGTCCTCATGGGATCTTACAAACAGTAGCTGATGCCATTAAGCTTTTGCTTAAAGAAAGCATTAGGCCTAAGATAGCTGATAAGTGGGCATATTTCTTTGCTCCAGTAATTGTAATGGCTCCTGCGATTATGACTTATCTTATTATACCTTGGTCCCCGGGATTAATTATTCGTGACCTAAACTTAGGACTACTTTATCTATTAGCCGTTAGTAGTCTTGGAGTGATTGGCATTATCTTAGCTGGTTGGTCATCTGGAAATAAATATTCATTGCTTGGTGGCTTACGCTCTGGCGCTCAGATTGTGAGCTATGAAGTAGCGATGAGCCTTTCGGTGATTGGTGTTATTATGCTTTGTGGTTCTTTGAAGATCAGTGAGATTGTTGAGGCCCAACAATATTGCTGGTATGTGGTCAAGCAACCTTTAGCCTTTTTCTTATTTATTATTGCCGCTACTGCTGAATGTAATCGTGCTCCCTTTGATCTACCGGAGGCAGAATCAGAACTAGTAGCTGGATTCCATACTGAATATGGAGGAATAAAGTTTGCTATGTTTTTCTTAGCTGAGTATGCTAATATGTTTGTTGCTTCGGCCATGGGCGCTACCTTATTTCTTGGTGGATGGCAGGGACTACCTATTCTTGGTTTGGCTTTACCACCTCTGGTCTGGTTTTTATTAAAAACATATTTAATAGTCTTTGTCTTTATCTGGTTTAGGTGGACTTATCCCCGAATTCGGGTTGATCAATTAATGAGTTTTGGTTGGAAAGTTCTTCTACCTTTAGCCTTTTTAAATATTGGTATCACAGGTTTAGTCATGGTCTTAGGGTGA
- a CDS encoding NADH-quinone oxidoreductase subunit J — MDCLEKICSLLPNMTFWILALMGIICAVLAVTVRNLVHAVLFLAGFLMSVAGLFITLEAEFLALVQVLIFVGAIVVLFMFLIMLTHQITDLSVPQGNQLKGVAVIVATVLFGLIFYLLKAMKWQEVVLPVKGDIANIGRLLLSPYVLAFELVSVALLVALIGAIVIARKKE, encoded by the coding sequence ATGGATTGCTTAGAAAAAATTTGTTCTTTATTGCCGAATATGACCTTTTGGATCTTAGCTTTGATGGGTATTATTTGTGCTGTTTTGGCAGTTACAGTAAGGAATCTTGTTCATGCGGTCTTGTTTTTAGCCGGATTCCTGATGAGCGTGGCGGGGCTTTTTATTACCCTGGAGGCTGAATTTTTAGCTCTTGTTCAAGTTCTTATCTTTGTGGGGGCTATTGTGGTCTTATTTATGTTTTTGATTATGCTCACCCATCAGATTACCGACTTATCTGTGCCTCAAGGCAATCAATTAAAAGGGGTAGCAGTGATTGTGGCTACGGTTTTATTTGGGCTTATTTTTTATCTCTTAAAAGCCATGAAATGGCAGGAAGTTGTTCTGCCTGTTAAGGGTGATATAGCCAACATAGGAAGATTATTGCTCAGTCCTTATGTTTTAGCATTTGAGCTTGTTTCAGTAGCGTTACTGGTAGCCTTAATTGGAGCAATAGTTATTGCCAGAAAGAAAGAATAA
- the nuoK gene encoding NADH-quinone oxidoreductase subunit NuoK, translating into MGLTNYLILGAVFFCIGIYGVLVRRNAVMILISIELMLNAANLNFVAFTKYVDPVKLTGHIFTIFVITIEAAEVVVGLAIILAGYRCLKSIKVEDINLMKW; encoded by the coding sequence ATGGGTCTTACCAATTATCTAATATTAGGGGCTGTATTTTTTTGCATCGGTATTTACGGTGTCTTAGTTAGACGGAATGCAGTGATGATCTTAATTTCCATTGAGTTGATGCTTAATGCGGCTAATCTTAATTTTGTAGCTTTTACTAAATATGTTGATCCAGTCAAGCTTACCGGACACATCTTTACTATCTTTGTAATTACTATTGAAGCAGCCGAAGTAGTAGTAGGATTAGCTATTATTTTAGCTGGTTACAGGTGTCTGAAGAGCATCAAAGTGGAAGATATTAACTTAATGAAATGGTAA